The following are from one region of the Fusarium verticillioides 7600 chromosome 1, whole genome shotgun sequence genome:
- a CDS encoding YggS family pyridoxal phosphate enzyme, whose amino-acid sequence MSDSQEEMRIDPSRAQALVSQLKSVKERIAAVADGRNVRLVAVSKLKPVNDILALHQAPTSHTHFGENYSQELTQKAALLPKTIQWHFIGGLQSNHCKSLGKIPNLFCVSSIDTSKKAQLLNTARTNLLSSQPDLDKIGVHVQVNTSGEEAKSGCAPGEETVALCREVIEKCPSLRFLGLMTIGAIARSKATTAETENEDFVALKEQLDLVAKELNLDKDSLELSMGMSEDFEGAIRLGSSEVRVGSTIFGQRPAKADAKIKE is encoded by the exons ATGAGtgattctcaagaagaaatgagaatCGATCCTTCAAGGGCTCAGGCACTTGTTTCTCAGCTCAAGTCTGTCAAAGAGCGTATTGCTGCCGTAGCAGACGGTCGAAAT GTCCGACTTGTTGCtgtctcaaagctcaagcccgTAAATGACATTCTAGCACTTCATCAGGCTCCTACTTCCCATACTCACTTTGGTGAGAACTATTCTCAAGAGTTGACTCAAAAAGCAGCTTTGCTCCCGAAAACTATCCAGTGGCATTTTATCGGTGGTCTCCAGTCTA ACCATTGCAAGTCCCTGGGAAAGATCCCAAATCTCTTCTGTGTCTCAAGCATAGATACCTCCAAAAAGGCCCAGCTCCTCAACACTGCCCGCACAaatcttctttcttcacagCCTGATCTTGATAAGATTGGTGTCCATGTGCAAGTCAACACATCCGGagaggaagccaagtctGGCTGTGCCCCCGGTGAAGAGACCGTTGCTCTATGCCGTGAAGTCATCGAGAAATGCCCCAGCCTCCGTTTTCTCGGTCTCATGACCATCGGGGCTATTGCTCGCAGCAAAGCCACGACCGCTGAGACTGAAAACGAGGACTTTGTTGCTCTCAAGGAGCAGCTAGATCTTGTGGCTAAGGAGCTGAATTTGGATAAGGATAGCCTGGAGTTGAGCATGGGTATGAGTGAGGATTTTGAAGGTGCAATTCGCCTGGGAAGTAGTGAGGTTCGTGTTGGCAGCACTATTTTCGGGCAGAGGCCAGCTAAAGCAGATGCAAAGATCAAGGAGTAA
- a CDS encoding hypothetical protein (At least one base has a quality score < 10) has product MAANEAAALANMANRPDRRSPAPASQSKRDRKRQALIERLSSMTDKFHRERDMTYRDQLQKIQFDINLVQRFDPYDPKVLEVISGLQKEHTNTQGPPVNAEDARSLLDMAGIRFSDFVDEVEDLVEIRDFQLAQSKNEYDRRREEYRNTYDYKVETAKREHRALTSTLRDRLVNTLTHKKNRLNREKEVLEINDSNALLLNPNQFSLTNPASPSGPHGKRATRLRKDADDLQMYSDNKKRKRNGGDDDGSPAPTRRALDNHNTTPLWQSEKARAAAKQNGPIYSIDKLFTDKELSLNYNAAALAAHQYILRNRVSGGGSPEDSDSGNGEANGDQDADSQPSAPAMERSVSHATRSTRGGNLLDDKILGLEGITNFEVHNLDLLHAHEPPKMPPPVPQQYLKPYPRTADQNFPVPLSNDDITSDLTIMGFFKQYDAAHKPGAHLDRPTGMRRVLAAVSIPYQHSRYVAFTSAPREDPEFVRDSLGLPALSSLRDQPSPAHAGAATSVAALSSAAVPMSRQSSAGGVAMSRQGSSSTRGKGRKN; this is encoded by the exons ATGGCTGCCAACGAAGCAGCGGCCCTTGCAAACATGGCCAACCGACCCGACCGACGCTCTCCTGCTCCCGCTTCCCAATCAAAAAGAGATCGCAAGCGACAAGCTCTTATAGAGAGACTCTCTAGCATGACCGATAAGTTCCATCGGGAAAGGGACATGACATATCGTGATCAGCTGCAGAAGATCCAGTTTGACATCAATCTCGTACAGCGCTTCGACCCTTACGATCCGAAGGTCCTTGAGGTCATCTCTGGACTCCAGAAGGAGCACACCAACACACAAGGACCTCCGGTCAACGCCGAAGATGCCCGAAGCTTGCTTGATATGGCTGGTATCCGATTCTCTGACTTCGTCGACGAAGTCGAGGATTTGGTGGAAATTCGTGATTTTCAGCTGGCGCAGTCAAAA AATGAATACGaccgacgacgagaagaatATAGAAACACTTACGATTACAAGGTTGAAACCGCCAAGCGCGAGCACCGAGCCCTTACCAGCACCCTTCGAGACCGATTGGTCAATACCCTCACCCACAAGAAGAACCGGTTGAACCGCGAGAAAGAGGTTCTGGAGATTAATGATTCCAATGCCTTGCTACTCAACCCCAATCAGTTCAGCTTGACCAATCCTGCGAGCCCCAGTGGTCCTCACGGAAAGCGAGCCACACGTCTGCGCAAGGACGCCGACGATCTGCAGATGTATTCCGACaacaagaagcgcaagcgaaacggcggcgatgatgacggctCACCTGCCCCGACAAGACGAGCCCTCGATAACCACAACACTACACCTCTATGGCAGTCTGAAAAGGCTCGTGCTGCTGCTAAGCAGAACGGACCTATCTacagcatcgacaagctTTTCACCGACAAGGAGCTTTCGCTCAATTATAACGCTGCTGCCCTTGCTGCGCACCAGTACATTCTTCGCAATCGTGTTAGCGGCGGCGGCTCTCCCGAAGACAGCGATTCCGGCAACGGTGAAGCCAATGGCGACCAGGACGCCGATTCTCAACCTTCTGCCCCAGCTATGGAGCGCTCCGTCTCGCACGCCACCCGCAGCACTCGTGGCGGTAATTTACTTGACGACAAGATTTTAGGTCTTGAGGGTATCACCAATTTTGAAGTTCACAACTTGGATCTCCTCCACGCCCACGAACCCCCCAAGATGCCTCCTCCGGTTCCCCAGCAATACCTCAAGCCATACCCTCGTACAGCAGACCAGAACTTCCCTGTGCCCCTGTCCAACGACGATATCACTTCCGATCTTACGATTATGGGTTTCTTCAAGCAATACGACGCAGCGCACAAACCTGGAGCTCACCTTGATCGCCCAACTGGAATGCGCCGAGTTCTCGCTGCTGTATCAATACCTTACCAGCATTCACGATATGTCGCTTTTACTAGCGCCCCTAGAGAAGACCCTGAATTTGTTCGCGATTCATTGGGTCTACCAGctctcagcagccttcgagaccagccaagcccagcaCATGCTGGCGCAGCTACTTCAGTGGCAGCCCTGTCCAGCGCCGCCGTGCCTATGAGTCGCCAGAGCAGTGCCGGCGGAGTTGCCATGAGCCGCCAGGGTAGCAGCAGTACGCGTGGCAAGGGACGTAAGAACTAG
- a CDS encoding hypothetical protein (At least one base has a quality score < 10), whose protein sequence is MVNRHVSLSPRNSRHSHTGFVPLGGTNSNDEMGDGIQLTPVKSNASARSGMRKAEMPQPSTMDSNSPTEDEKLTGQGHRGRRRRMGDGLSRSGTGGEETTLNPMGRLYYKIIGFSVVTRYLVYVVPVGLLLAIPLIVLAAIGKKDGIPVGKWNGDGDRSGDDGPPLFKIFLWVLIMWLSCWIAKIVAWFLPSLFMFFTGVVSKGTRKYATVLGNLILPFSFFFWALASYVTFKNLWMEEDRGKNYVPWVRTMGRVLGALFVSSAVFLGEKAIVQLIGISYHQRSFANRIRESKREVHLLGLLFDASRTLFPLHCHEFADEDAIINDSIEVMLRGKKGHKRNGSATPMKLIGEVGKIGDKVTSVFGNLASEIAGRQVFNPNSAHSIVIEALEKTKSSEAMGRRIWMSYVVEGHNSLVLDDFQEVLGPAYKEEAEESFYMIDGDDNGDISLDEMVRKVVEIGTERKAIAEGMKDIGQALQAFDKILLVVVLLIVIFVFLAFFQSSFITTLTTAGTTLLSLSFIFAVTAQEFLGSCIFLFVKHPYDVGDRVDISGTRMVVNKISLLYSVFHRLDTMQTVQVPNIQLNNIWIENISRSKAMHETVEVNVSFDTSFEDIELLRLEMEKFVRQPENARDFQPDLSISVGGVGNLDKLLLYVTIAHKSNWHNDSVRASRRSKFMCALALALKKVPLIAPGGGGEPLGGPTNPSYSVTVTDEFAKNSREEAAKATDEARMVPTSKQENTQESQAQAAEGFNSRPPAAGLGVWDNSDNHTLGSHDDEVNRNRDIEHLRTDLKRESTRGRRKAGEAIPSLSLETAPRASITLTQASPRSPHRGPFDEEAEAGMGPTPYHSNLSAGPTQGSQGYQPYAGSSNQYNVAHPLQRPGQGPPQGPPPQGQPPAPQR, encoded by the exons ATGGTTAATCGCCACGTTTCTTTGTCTCCCCGCAATTCGCGTCACTCTCACACAGGCTTCGTTCCCCTTGGTGGCACCAACAGCAATGACGAAATGGGCGACGGTATTCAGCTCACCCCGGTCAAGAGCAATGCCTCTGCCCGGAGTGGTATGAGGAAGGCCGAGATGCCTCAACCCTCTACCATGGATAGTAACTCTCCTACCGAGGACGAGAAACTCACCGGTCAAGGTCACCGTGGCCGTCGAAGGAGAATGGGTGATGGTCTCTCTCGCAGCGGTACCGGAGGAGAGGAAACCACATTGAACCCAATGGGTAGACTCTACTACAAAATTATTGGCTTCTCTGTTGTCACCAGATACCTTGTATACGTCGTCCCCGTCGGTCTTCTCTTGGCCATTCCCCTGATTGTCCTCGCCGCCATTGGCAAAAAGGATGGCATTCCTGTCGGCAAATGGAACGGAGATGGTGACAGGTCTGGCGACGATGGCCCTCCGCTCTTCAAAATCTTCCTCTGGGTTCTCATCATGTGGCTCTCATGCTGGATCGCAAAGATTGTTGCTTGGTTCTTACCCTCGCTCTTCATGTTCTTTACTGGCGTCGTCAGCAAGGGTACTCGCAAATACGCGACTGTCTTGGGAAACCTCATCCTccctttctccttcttcttctgggccttgGCTTCTTATGTCACTTTCAAGAACCTCTGGATGGAGGAAGATAGAGGCAAGAACTACGTCCCGTGGGTCCGCACTATGGGCCGTGTCCTTGGTGCTCTTTTCGTTTCTTCAGCTGTCTTCCTCGGCGAAAAAGCGATTGTCCAACTGATCGGCATCTCCTACCATCAGCGATCGTTTGCCAACCGTATCAGGGAGTCTAAGCGTGAGGTTCACTTGCTCGGGCTTCTTTTCGATGCCTCTAGAACCCTCTTCCCTCTCCATTGTCACGAGTtcgctgatgaggatgccATCATTAATGATAGCATTGAGGTGATGCTCCGTGGTAAGAAGGGACACAAGCGCAACGGCTCTGCCACCCCCATGAAGCTCAttggagaagttggcaaGATCGGAGACAAGGTTACCTCCGTTTTTGGCAACCTTGCCTCTGAGATCGCCGGCCGACAAGTTTTCAACCCCAACTCCGCTCATTCTATTGTcatcgaagctcttgagaagactAAGTCATCTGAGGCAATGGGTCGACGTATATGGATGTCTTACGTTGTTGAGGGTCACAACTCACTTGTTCTGGATGACTTCCAGGAGGTTCTTGGACCTGCTTAcaaggaagaggctgaggaatCATTCTATATGATCGACGGTGACGACAATGGTGATATTAGTCTCGATGAGATGGTTCGAAAGGTTGTCGAGATTGGTACCGAGAGAAAGGCCATCGCCGAAGGTATGAAGGATATTGGTCAGGCTCTTCAGGCTTTTGATAAgattcttcttgtcgtcgtcCTGCTGATCGTTATTTTCGTTTTCC TTGCTTTCTTCCAGAGCAGCTTCATTACCACCCTCACCACTGCCGGAACTACCCTGCTTTCTCTATCTTTCATCTTCGCGGTTACTGCCCAGGAATTCCTCGGTTCTTGTATCTTCCTTTTCGTCAAGCACCCCTACGATGTCGGTGATCGTGTCGATATCAGTGGCACCAGGATGGTTGTCAACAAGATCTCCCTCCTCTACTCTGTTTTCCACCGACTGGACACCATGCAAACAGTTCAAGTGCCCAACAttcagctcaacaacatctgGATCGAAAATATATCTCGTAGCAAGGCCATGCACGAAACCGTCGAAGTCAACGTTTCTTTCGATACCTCATTCGAGGACATTGAACTTCTCCGCctcgagatggagaagtttgTTCGACAACCCGAGAATGCTCGTGACTTCCAGCCTGATCTTAGCATTAGCGTTGGCGGTGTCGGTAAcctcgacaagcttctgCTCTATGTCACCATCGCTCACAAGTCCAACTGGCACAACGATTCCGTCCGCGCCAGCCGCCGTTCTAAGTTCATGTGTGCACTTGCCCTGGCTCTGAAGAAGGTGCCTCTCATTGCCCCTGGTGGTGGCGGCGAGCCTCTTGGTGGACCTACAAACCCCTCTTACTCTGTTACTGTTACCGATGAGTTCGCCAAGAACAGCCGTGAGGAGGCTGCTAAGGCCACTGATGAAGCTCGCATGGTCCCAACCTCGAAGCAGGAGAACACCCAGGAGAGCCAGGCCCAGGCCGCCGAAGGCTTCAACTCACGGCCCCCTGCCGCCGGCCTTGGTGTCTGGGATAATAGTGACAACCACACACTAGgctctcatgatgatgaagtcaaccGCAACCGCGACATCGAGCATTTGCGGACTGATCTCAAGCGTGAGAGCACTCGGGGTCGGCGCAAGGCGGGTGAGGCTATCCCCTCACTTTCTCTCGAGACGGCTCCTCGTGCTAGCATCACGTTGACGCAAGCAAGCCCTCGCAGCCCTCACCGTGGCCCCttcgatgaagaggctgaggctggcaTGGGCCCAACGCCCTACCATTCTAATCTATCTGCCGGCCCAACCCAGGGTTCTCAAGGCTACCAGCCATATGCCGGCTCCAGTAACCAGTACAATGTCGCCCACCCCCTGCAAAGGCCTGGTCAGGGACCGCCTCAGGGGCCACCTCCTCAAGGACAACCACCCGCTCCCCAGCGCTAG
- a CDS encoding carboxymethylenebutenolidase, producing MLINESHVDVPTSANGKEGTMRIFVFHPTIPGYPNARFPGVSLFSEIYQVTGPVARFARQIAGQGYIVAAPSSYHDFTGPEPLKYDAEDTDRGNKFKIEKTLESYDADSYATVDYLLSLPTCTGRIGATGMCLGGHLAVRAALDPRISACVAYFATDIHSRTLGPYDAPNTSSTAPPDSNHTIDLFNKFKGEVAMIFGVKDTHVPDAGRDLIRAKLREAGVPTSFYEFAWAQHAFIRDELSKGRYDPAITKVCFEVLLELFGRVLKTELGAKDGDVPPPEHVC from the exons ATGTTGATCAACGAGTCTCACGTCGATGTCCCTACCTctgccaatggcaaggagGGTACTATGC gcatctttgtctttcatCCAACTATCCCTGGATATCCTAATGC ACGCTTCCCTGGTGTGAGTCTTTTCAGCGAGATCTACCAAG TCACTGGCCCTGTTGCCCGCTTCGCTCGTCAGATCGCTGGTCAAGGCTACATTGTCGCTGCACCTTCATCTTACCATGACTTCACCGGCCCTGAGCCCCTCAAGTACGATGCCGAGGACACTGATCGTGgcaacaagttcaagatcgAAAAG ACCCTCGAGTCCTATGATGCCGACTCATATGCCACCGTCGATTACCTCCTCTCACTTCCCACCTGTACGGGCCGCATTGGAGCTACAGGCATGTGTCTAGGTGGCCACCTGGCCGTTCGCGCTGCT CTTGACCCTCGCATCTCTGCGTGCGTGGCCTACTTCGCAACGGATATTCACTCCCGCACACTCGGCCCCTATGATGCGCCCAACACTTCATCAACCGCTCCTCCCGACAGCAACCACACcatcgatctcttcaacaagttcaagggagAGGTCGCCATGATCTTCGGTGTAAAGGACACTCATGTCCCTGATGCTGGTCGCGATCTAATCCGTGCCAAGCTTCGCGAGGCTGGTGTCCCTACCAGCTTCTATGAGTTTGCGTGGGCTCAGCACGCCTTCATCCGTGACGAGCTAAGCAAGGGACGTTATGATcctgccatcaccaaagtctGCTTCGAGGTTCTGTTGGAACTATTCGGTCGTGTTCTCAAGACTGAGTTGGGGGCAAAGGACGGCGATGTCCCACCTCCAGAGCACGTTTGCTAA
- a CDS encoding protein SEY1 has product MNGHFSAVGEAPGAGSYEHGVQVIDEDKEFNTHLNEYLNVTDVAASGFNYHLISVFGSQSTGKSTLLNNLFGTDFSVMSETERRQTTKGIWMSKNKRETSAGTKMSDNILVMDVEGTDGRERGEDQDFERKSALFALATSEVLIVNIWEHQVGLYQGANMGLLKTVFEVNLQLFLKDKQSTPRSLLFFVIRDHLGTTPLGNLRTTLIQDLTKIWSSISKPQGLEGSRIEDYFDFGFAALPHKILQADKFTEEVQKLGSRFTAGHRHGKPGLHGDQELEGGLFLPEYHRRIPADGFSVYAEGIWDQIVNNKDLDLPTQQELLAQFRCDEISREVLIDFDVVVTPLEEKQSEASKLGVPTVLPDLGLAGNDARQKCIKAFEVQASRYHKGVYARKRHELEGKIDTRLKALYQGQLAAAHKAGVTAFGEAVANKVKAGQKAGGSYEFAEIVSNEKRKTLDIFGVEAQSLLIEGVSWTNFESQLKLFEKELDEESAKLRKEEMRRLATRVERWVRSRLGDAVGLEFNKLGSGRAGGGAPETGEKPDTEKDLWDRVWKVFTGIVKEAEVRFAERAKSFDATQEEVEIGTWRLRRKSWNALREKIEEEVMEGNILLKLRENFEDKFRYDEAGVPRIWRPSDDIEGIYTKARESTLTLVPLLSRFRLSETYGPPDLPGFVGPQPNGVQASDEEDLAPIGGIDEEDGKSLEEEMTVLSEGKRQDLVVRFKKTADGVYVEAKRGAIGGVAQVPWYFYGLLLALGWNEILTVLRNPFLCLLILVIAGGTYVAYTLNLLGPMLSMGNAAMTQGVEIAKQQLRDFIANSDTARQAVGMPAREDSDNISMDTLDSRGKKANTTSTEKDDIDDI; this is encoded by the exons ATGAACGGCCATTTCTCTGCCGTCGGCGAGGCGCCGGGGGCTGGAAGCTATGAGCATGGCGTCCAGGTTATTGACGAGGATAAGGAGTTCAa CACCCACCTCAATGAGTATCTCAACGTTACCGATGTTGCCGCCTCTGGCTTCAATTACCATCTTATCTCCGTCTTCGGCTCCCAGTCGACCGGAAAGTCGACCCTCCTAAACAACCTCTTCGGCACCGACTTTTCTGTCATGTCAGAAACCGAGCGTCGACAGACCACCAAGGGTATCTGGATGTCTAAGAACAAGCGCGAGACGAGCGCAGGCACAAAGATGTCCGACAACATCCTTGTCATGGATGTTGAGGGCACCGATGGTCGAGAGCGCGGTGAGGACCAGGACTTTGAGCGCAAAAGTGCCCTGTTTGCGCTGGCCACCAGCGAGGTCTTGATCGTCAACATTTGGGAGCACCAGGTTGGTTTGTATCAGGGTGCGAACATGGGGCTTCTCAAGACCGTTTTCGAGGTCAACCTGCAGCTGTtcctcaaggacaagca GTCAACCCCTAGATCTCtactcttcttcgtcattcGCGATCATCTTGGCACTACACCCTTGGGCAACCTCCGAACCACTCTGATTCAGGACCTGACTAAGATTTGgtcgtccatctccaagcctCAGGGGCTTGAGGGTTCGCGCATCGAGGACTACTTcgactttggctttgctgcCCTGCCCCACAAGATCCTTCAGGCGGATAAGTTCACCGAGGAGGTCCAGAAGCTTGGATCGCGGTTTACGGCTGGACATCGACACGGCAAACCTGGTCTGCACGGCGACCAAGAGCTCGAGGGtggtctcttcctccccgagTACCACCGACGAATTCCTGCCGATGGTTTCTCTGTTTATGCTGAGGGCATCTGGGACCAGATTGTGAACAACAAGGACCTGGATCTGCCTACCCAACAGGAGCTTCTGGCTCAGTTCCGTTGCGACGAGATTTCTCGAGAAGTTTTGATTGATTTCGACGTCGTAGTCACGCCccttgaagagaagcagagcGAAGCTTCCAAGCTCGGTGTTCCAACCGTTCTGCCcgatcttggcctggctgGTAACGATGCTCGCCAGAAGTGCATCAAGGCTTTCGAAGTGCAGGCAAGCCGATACCATAAGGGGGTCTACGCCCGCAAGCGACACGAGCTCGAGGGCAAGATTGATACTCGCCTGAAGGCACTCTACCAGGGCCAATTGGCCGCCGCACACAAAGCCGGTGTCACTGCTTTTGGCGAGGCTGTTGCCAACAAGGTGAAGGCTGGGCAAAAGGCTGGTGGTAGCTACGAATTTGCCGAAATTGTCTCCAACGAAAAGCGGAAGACGCTGGATatctttggtgttgaggctcaGAGCTTACTCATTGAGGGTGTCTCCTGGACTAACTTCGAGTCgcagctcaagctctttgagaaggagcttgacgaagagaGCGCTAAACTacgaaaagaagagatgCGACGACTTGCGACCCGTGTCGAGCGCTGGGTCAGATCTCGACTTGGCGATGCCGTCGGTCTCGAGTTCAACAAGTTGGGCAGCGGCCGAGCCGGCGGTGGTGCCCCCGAAACAGGCGAGAAGCCTGACACCGAGAAGGATCTCTGGGACAGAGTATGGAAAGTATTCACGGGCATTGTCAAGGAAGCCGAGGTTCGATTTGCCGAGCGAGCTAAGAGCTTCGACGCTACTcaggaagaggttgagatcgGCACATGGCGATTGCGCCGAAAGAGCTGGAACGCCCTCCGGGAAaagatcgaggaagaagttaTGGAGGGCAATATTCTGCTGAAACTTCGAGAGAACTTTGAAGATAAGTTCCGATACGACGAGGCCGGTGTACCCAGGATATGGCGTCCCAGTGACGATATTGAGGGTATTTACACCAAGGCGCGAGAGTCTACTCTCACCcttgttcctcttctctcgagaTTCCGGCTGTCGGAGACATACGGCCCTCCTGACTTACCAGGTTTCGTTGGACCTCAGCCCAACGGTGTCCAGGCtagtgatgaggaggacctCGCACCGATTGGGGGtattgacgaagaggatggcaagagcctcgaggaggagatgacGGTGCTCAGCGAGGGCAAGCGCCAGGATCTTGTTGTACGAttcaagaagactgctgATGGAGTTTATGTCGAAGCTAAACGAGGTGCtattggtggtgttgctCAGGTTCCTTGGTACTTTTATGGTTTactccttgcccttggctgGAACGAGATATTGACTG TTCTGCGAAACCCCTTCCTTTGCCTCCTTATCCTGGTTATCGCTGGAGGCACATATGTTGCATACACGCTTAACCTCCTCGGTCCTATGCTCTCAATGGGCAATGCTGCTATGACCCAGGGTGTCGAGATTGCGAAGCAGCAGCTCCGCGACTTTATTGCCAACTCCGATACAGCACGTCAAGCGGTTGGCATGCCTGCGCGCGAGGACAGCGATAACATTAGCATGGATACTTTGGATAGTCGGggcaagaaggccaacaCGACTTCTACGGAGAAGGATGACATTGACGACATTTAA
- a CDS encoding ribonuclease H2 subunit A, with protein sequence MTDSPAEDVPETVARSSTTYIPPSVHGEALLSGSSFNHFSAVPSSLLPSDPSDPSSATPCCLGVDEAGRGPVLGPMVYGVFYLPIDLSDSLLREKHHFDDSKALTPAFRSDLMRTLCTPGSDLHDSCGWATASLSARDIGANMYRPTNAYNLNAQAMDATVDLVKAVYALGVNIQEIYVDTIGQPAAYQAKLQRVFPTAKITVAKKADSLYACVSAASVCAKVTRDAALEVLFEARADEDEKDGEGMAWGSGYPSDGRCVGWMKGNMHPVFGWGPECRFSWGTAKDMLEAKGNGVKVEWPLEDDGETSRLTDYFPSGDKDKESSELGNWFGTSAGLEAF encoded by the coding sequence ATGACGGATTCACCAGCCGAAGACGTCCCCGAGACAGTCGCCCGCTCCTCGACAACTTATATCCCACCCTCAGTCCATGGTGAAGCCCTTCTCTCAGGCTCATCATTCAACCACTTCTCCGCCGTTCCCTCCTCCCTACTTCCCAGCGACCCTTCTGATCCATCCTCAGCAACTCCATGTTGTCTCGGTGTCGACGAAGCCGGACGTGGCCCTGTTCTCGGCCCCATGGTCTACGGCGTCTTCTACCTCCCCATAGATCTCTCTGATTCTCTACTTCGTGAGAAGCATCACTTTGATGATTCCAAGGCCCTCACACCTGCTTTTCGCTCAGACCTTATGCGTACACTTTGCACACCTGGCTCGGATCTCCACGACTCTTGTGGCTGGGCAACGGCCTCGCTATCGGCTAGAGATATCGGCGCGAACATGTACCGACCTACAAATGCGTATAACCTCAATGCACAAGCTATGGACGCCACGGTCGATCTTGTAAAGGCTGTGTATGCACTGGGCGTAAACATCCAAGAGATTTACGTTGATACAATTGGCCAACCAGCAGCATATCAAGCAAAGCTGCAGCGCGTGTTTCCTACAGCCAAAATTACggttgccaagaaggcggATAGTTTGTACGCCTGCGTCAGTGCTGCATCAGTATGCGCAAAGGTCACTCGTGATGCCGCGCTCGAGGTTCTCTTTGAAGCGAGGgcggatgaggatgagaaggatggcgaGGGTATGGCATGGGGCTCAGGATATCCATCTGACGGACGCTGCGTTGGATGGATGAAGGGCAACATGCATCCTGTTTTCGGATGGGGACCGGAGTGTCGGTTCAGCTGGGGAACAGCAAAGGACATGCTTGAGGCCAAGGGAaatggtgtcaaggttgagtGGCCACTCGAGGATGACGGTGAGACGAGTAGGCTCACCGATTATTTCCCCTCGGGGGACAAGGATAAGGAGTCATCGGAGCTGGGCAATTGGTTTGGTACGTCGGCTGGCTTGGAAGCATTCTAA